Proteins from a single region of Streptomyces sp. Tu 3180:
- a CDS encoding tripartite tricarboxylate transporter permease, protein MNTLNSLLDGFGTALTPLNLLWAAVGVLLGTAIGVLPGIGPAMAVALLLPVTYGLDPTGAFIMFAGIYYGAMFGGSTTSILLNTPGESAAVVAAMEGNPMARSGRGAQALAAAAVGHFAGGMVGTVLLVALAPTVADLAVGIGAPDYFAIMVLAFIAVTSVLGSSRIRGLASLLIGLTIGLVGLDRMTGQQRLTFGSLQLADGIDVVIVAVGLFAIGEALWVAAHLRRRPPEPIPVGRPWLDRADLGRTWKSWARGPFIGFPFGAIPAGGAEIPTFLSYVTEKRLSKHKDEWGKGAIEGVAGPESAASASAAGTLVSMLTLGLPTTAVAAVMLAAFQQYGIQPGPLLFEREPDLVWGLIASLFVGMVLLLALNLPLAPVWAKLLRIPRPYLYAGILFFAAVGAYAVGGEVIDLVILLLIGLVGFGMRRYGLPVLPAVIGVILGPAAEQQLRRALQISDGSVTGLVGTPFSVTVYAVVVLLLAWPLVRKALPRGRGGA, encoded by the coding sequence ATGAACACCCTCAACTCCCTGCTGGACGGCTTCGGTACGGCTCTCACCCCGCTCAACCTGCTGTGGGCGGCCGTGGGCGTGCTGCTCGGCACGGCGATCGGGGTCCTGCCCGGCATCGGCCCGGCGATGGCGGTCGCGCTGCTGCTTCCGGTGACGTACGGGCTCGATCCGACCGGCGCGTTCATCATGTTCGCGGGCATCTACTACGGCGCGATGTTCGGCGGTTCGACCACGTCCATCCTGCTGAACACGCCCGGGGAGAGCGCGGCCGTGGTCGCGGCCATGGAGGGCAACCCCATGGCCAGGTCGGGGCGCGGCGCGCAGGCGCTGGCGGCCGCCGCCGTCGGGCACTTCGCGGGCGGCATGGTCGGCACGGTGCTGCTGGTCGCCCTCGCGCCGACGGTCGCCGACCTGGCCGTGGGCATCGGGGCCCCCGACTACTTCGCCATCATGGTGCTGGCGTTCATCGCCGTCACGTCGGTGCTCGGCTCGTCCCGGATCCGGGGCCTGGCCTCGCTGCTGATCGGCCTGACGATCGGTCTGGTGGGCCTGGACCGGATGACCGGTCAGCAGCGGCTGACCTTCGGCTCCCTGCAACTCGCCGACGGCATCGACGTGGTGATCGTCGCGGTGGGGCTGTTCGCCATCGGCGAGGCGCTGTGGGTCGCCGCCCACCTGCGGCGCAGGCCGCCCGAGCCGATCCCGGTGGGCCGGCCCTGGCTGGACCGCGCCGACCTCGGGCGCACCTGGAAGTCCTGGGCGCGCGGCCCGTTCATCGGCTTCCCGTTCGGCGCGATCCCGGCGGGCGGCGCCGAGATCCCGACCTTCCTGTCGTACGTCACGGAGAAGCGGCTGTCGAAGCACAAGGACGAGTGGGGCAAGGGGGCCATCGAGGGTGTCGCCGGCCCGGAGTCGGCCGCGTCGGCCTCGGCGGCGGGCACGCTGGTGTCCATGCTGACCCTGGGCCTGCCGACCACGGCGGTCGCGGCGGTGATGCTGGCCGCGTTCCAGCAGTACGGCATCCAGCCCGGTCCGCTGCTCTTCGAACGCGAACCGGACCTGGTGTGGGGCCTGATCGCCTCGCTGTTCGTCGGCATGGTGCTGCTGCTCGCCCTCAACCTGCCGCTCGCGCCGGTGTGGGCGAAACTGCTGCGCATCCCGCGGCCGTACCTGTACGCCGGGATCCTGTTCTTCGCGGCGGTCGGCGCGTACGCGGTCGGCGGTGAGGTGATCGACCTGGTGATCCTGCTGCTCATCGGCCTGGTCGGCTTCGGCATGCGGCGCTACGGGCTGCCGGTGCTGCCCGCCGTCATCGGCGTCATCCTCGGCCCGGCGGCCGAGCAGCAGCTCCGCCGCGCCCTGCAGATCAGCGACGGCAGCGTCACGGGCCTGGTCGGCACGCCGTTCTCGGTGACCGTGTACGCGGTCGTCGTGCTGCTGCTGGCCTGGCCGCTGGTGCGCAAGGCGCTGCCCCGCGGGCGCGGCGGGGCCTGA